One Candidatus Nitrososphaera evergladensis SR1 genomic window carries:
- a CDS encoding SDR family oxidoreductase, with protein MQKEGQEKKGNKVAVVSGSSSGIGLATSLALARNGFYTYATMRNLEKSAGIIDAAAKEKLPLQLVQLDVNDERSVNSAIAKITAEQGRIDVLVNNAGYGLFGALEDLSIEEIKAQYETNFFGLIRLTQAALPLMRKQNGGIIVNVGSVAGRIGFPGTAAYTSTKFALEGLTEAISYELEPFGIKVVIVEPGVIKTNFLNGMVVPRKTSDPNSPYLQLMQQMNATLSSMRENGSSSPEVVAKAVLQAVTVENPELRYLAGEDAVTLMEMRKKAPSDEEFRQMLKQNFSQH; from the coding sequence ATGCAAAAAGAAGGTCAGGAGAAAAAAGGGAACAAGGTAGCAGTTGTGTCAGGAAGCTCAAGCGGGATAGGGCTGGCGACCTCGCTGGCGCTTGCAAGGAACGGGTTTTACACGTACGCCACGATGCGCAACCTTGAAAAATCTGCAGGCATCATAGATGCCGCGGCAAAAGAAAAACTGCCGCTTCAATTGGTTCAGCTCGATGTCAACGACGAAAGATCGGTAAACAGCGCGATTGCAAAAATCACGGCCGAACAGGGCAGAATAGACGTTCTGGTAAACAACGCAGGCTATGGGCTATTTGGAGCGCTTGAGGATCTATCGATTGAAGAGATAAAGGCGCAGTACGAGACGAACTTTTTTGGTCTGATAAGACTGACCCAGGCAGCCCTTCCGCTGATGAGAAAACAAAATGGAGGCATAATAGTAAACGTAGGCTCTGTCGCAGGGCGCATCGGCTTTCCCGGCACCGCCGCATACACAAGCACCAAGTTTGCGCTTGAAGGCTTGACTGAAGCAATATCCTACGAGCTGGAGCCGTTTGGAATCAAGGTTGTGATAGTCGAGCCCGGAGTTATCAAGACCAATTTCCTGAACGGGATGGTAGTTCCAAGAAAAACCAGCGATCCCAACTCGCCATATCTGCAGCTAATGCAGCAAATGAACGCAACTTTAAGCTCCATGAGGGAGAACGGATCGTCTTCGCCTGAAGTGGTCGCCAAGGCAGTACTTCAAGCCGTCACGGTCGAAAACCCGGAGCTGAGATACCTGGCTGGAGAAGATGCCGTCACGCTGATGGAAATGAGGAAAAAGGCGCCATCTGACGAGGAATTCCGGCAGATGCTGAAGCAAAACTTTTCGCAGCATTAA
- a CDS encoding MFS transporter: MDISTSSNNNRVNTAKEEETAAVVVNDSRSAWFTLAILSSTLLAVMFSETMLLPAIPEIMQEFNIPYSTSAWIFSAYLIVAAVMTPIAGKLSDIYGKKKVLLILLAIYVAGITAGGFANNITFLLASRVIQGVGLAAVPAAFSLLRDSFPPSKLAIAVGVFGSAYSGGSVVGLLVGASIIQHFGWHTTFFSIAPVAAIVALMIAKFVKDNGSKEARLQLLSVKGTGHTTGAEKPTIDIKGALALSATISSFLLALTLIETGISPANLPQIVGALAASAASLAAFVFIEKRATAPLLDLRLLKHKILLPSYIILMATGITMFLVYPSIVQLVRSPQPFGFGGDAVDAANVQLPFMIMFLIFASATAFIINRIGNIRPTMLGAIISSVGAFGLLAFHSTGLMVSTNLAIIATGLSLTSTAGWNIIVSSSPKEFTGISVGVGALLFFVGMAIGPALAGLYMQSYHTSPSIGGAAGGPSYPAPESYNLVFATAGLFSITTLAFSILLRRKASLMSQQQQQNTAEEKIQQHPAEPNSNSSTEAGDKSLEEEEMSCINCTDSKKRKK; this comes from the coding sequence ATGGATATTTCAACAAGCAGTAATAATAATAGAGTAAATACTGCAAAAGAAGAAGAGACAGCAGCGGTTGTTGTTAATGACAGTCGCTCGGCGTGGTTCACCTTAGCGATACTCAGCAGCACGCTTTTGGCGGTGATGTTTTCAGAGACCATGCTTTTGCCGGCAATCCCGGAAATAATGCAGGAATTTAACATACCGTACAGCACATCGGCGTGGATATTCAGCGCATACTTGATAGTGGCCGCCGTGATGACTCCTATTGCAGGCAAGCTGTCCGACATCTATGGCAAAAAGAAGGTGTTGCTCATACTGCTGGCAATATACGTGGCAGGCATCACCGCAGGCGGATTTGCAAACAACATAACCTTCTTGCTTGCAAGCAGGGTAATCCAGGGCGTGGGACTGGCGGCAGTTCCGGCAGCCTTTAGCCTCTTGAGAGACTCATTCCCACCTTCAAAACTTGCAATAGCCGTAGGAGTGTTTGGCTCTGCATACTCGGGCGGCTCGGTGGTAGGCCTGCTAGTAGGGGCCAGCATCATCCAGCACTTTGGATGGCACACGACGTTCTTTTCCATCGCCCCGGTCGCGGCGATAGTGGCCTTAATGATCGCCAAGTTCGTCAAGGACAATGGCAGCAAAGAGGCGCGGTTGCAATTGCTGTCCGTAAAGGGCACAGGACACACCACCGGTGCAGAAAAGCCCACCATCGACATAAAGGGCGCACTAGCGCTGTCTGCCACCATATCGTCATTTCTGCTGGCGCTGACACTTATAGAGACTGGCATCAGTCCTGCAAACCTGCCGCAGATCGTCGGCGCGCTTGCCGCATCGGCAGCATCATTGGCCGCCTTTGTTTTCATAGAGAAAAGGGCGACGGCGCCGTTGCTTGACTTGAGGCTGCTAAAGCACAAGATCCTGCTGCCCTCGTACATCATACTGATGGCAACAGGGATCACGATGTTTCTGGTGTACCCATCAATAGTGCAGCTGGTAAGGAGCCCGCAGCCGTTTGGGTTTGGCGGAGACGCAGTAGACGCGGCAAACGTCCAGCTTCCGTTCATGATAATGTTCCTGATATTTGCCAGCGCGACTGCGTTTATCATAAACAGGATAGGGAACATCAGGCCCACGATGCTTGGCGCAATAATCAGCTCAGTCGGGGCTTTTGGCCTGCTGGCGTTTCACTCCACAGGGCTCATGGTTTCGACAAACCTGGCCATAATCGCCACGGGGCTGTCTCTGACAAGCACTGCGGGATGGAACATCATCGTGTCTTCGTCTCCAAAGGAATTCACTGGAATATCGGTGGGAGTAGGCGCGTTGCTGTTCTTTGTTGGGATGGCGATAGGCCCGGCGCTGGCAGGGCTGTACATGCAGTCATACCACACTTCCCCATCAATAGGAGGCGCCGCCGGAGGACCGTCGTATCCAGCCCCAGAATCGTACAATCTGGTATTCGCAACAGCAGGATTGTTCTCGATAACAACCCTCGCATTCTCGATCCTGCTAAGGAGAAAAGCCTCTTTGATGTCACAGCAGCAACAGCAGAACACCGCCGAAGAAAAAATTCAGCAGCATCCTGCAGAGCCAAATAGCAACAGCAGTACAGAAGCAGGCGACAAAAGCCTAGAGGAAGAAGAAATGTCGTGCATCAACTGCACCGACAGCAAGAAGCGAAAAAAATAG
- a CDS encoding cupredoxin domain-containing protein, producing MNRKITLAAAGMAAILAAAVLAFTTATSSQTAFAANVNIDIVPGAESKGNQAFSPGSPEVHVGETVTWTNKDSTGHTVTSGSGVPDGKFGVKADGTPDVILPNKTQEFKPTAPGDYAYYCALHPSMVGKLAVEPAGVS from the coding sequence ATGAACAGGAAGATAACCCTTGCTGCAGCAGGCATGGCTGCCATTTTGGCAGCAGCCGTTCTGGCTTTTACAACGGCAACGTCAAGCCAGACAGCCTTTGCAGCCAATGTAAACATCGACATTGTGCCGGGAGCAGAATCCAAGGGCAACCAGGCATTTTCTCCAGGCTCACCGGAAGTACACGTGGGCGAGACGGTGACGTGGACAAACAAGGACTCTACCGGGCATACAGTGACATCAGGTTCAGGCGTGCCTGACGGCAAGTTTGGAGTCAAGGCGGATGGAACTCCAGACGTCATACTGCCAAACAAGACGCAGGAGTTCAAGCCGACAGCGCCGGGAGACTATGCGTACTACTGCGCACTTCATCCTTCAATGGTTGGAAAACTTGCGGTAGAGCCAGCCGGCGTCAGTTAA
- a CDS encoding hydroxymethylglutaryl-CoA reductase, degradative, with translation MSQEKRKFYEMDREERLAFLKESAGLTDEEAASFGQPLAFDSANRMVENAVGIMSIPLGIATNFVINGVERLVPMAIEEPSVIAAASKAAKIAKAKGGFVAETDEPLMIGQVQVVSLANIGAAKRKVLARKKEILAIANSKSRSVSAAGLQAREVKDSSKNKMGRMLVVELVIDAKDAMGANAVNTMCEAIAPRVAEITGGEVVLKILSNYATKRMVRCKAVFDRDELGGKDIVERILYAYALAHSDVYRAVTHNKGVMNGVDAVALATGQDFRAIEAGAHAWAARDGTYRSLTRWWRTKNGDLAGEIELPLAVGVVGGVANVHPTAKVALKVLSASNNAKELAMAIAAAGLAQNLAAMRALASEGIQKGHMRLHARNIAVMAGAKGADVDRVAKKIADEGQVNVEKAREVLASLRKGS, from the coding sequence GTGAGCCAGGAAAAGAGGAAATTCTACGAGATGGATCGCGAAGAGCGGCTTGCCTTTCTCAAAGAGTCGGCAGGGCTGACAGACGAGGAGGCAGCATCCTTTGGACAGCCCCTTGCGTTTGACAGCGCAAACAGGATGGTTGAAAACGCAGTAGGAATAATGTCGATTCCGCTTGGGATAGCCACCAACTTTGTGATAAACGGGGTCGAGCGCCTTGTCCCAATGGCGATAGAGGAGCCGTCCGTGATAGCGGCGGCAAGCAAGGCCGCAAAAATCGCCAAGGCAAAAGGCGGCTTTGTCGCAGAGACAGACGAGCCGCTCATGATAGGGCAGGTGCAGGTAGTCTCGCTTGCCAATATCGGCGCGGCAAAGCGCAAGGTGCTTGCGCGAAAAAAAGAGATCTTGGCGATTGCAAATTCAAAGAGCAGGTCCGTCTCTGCAGCCGGCCTGCAGGCGCGTGAAGTAAAGGATTCCAGCAAGAACAAGATGGGCAGGATGCTCGTCGTCGAACTGGTAATAGACGCCAAGGACGCGATGGGCGCAAACGCGGTGAACACAATGTGCGAGGCAATAGCGCCAAGGGTTGCAGAGATAACCGGGGGCGAGGTTGTGCTGAAAATACTGTCAAACTATGCGACAAAAAGGATGGTCAGGTGCAAGGCGGTGTTTGACAGGGACGAGCTTGGAGGCAAAGACATAGTTGAGCGGATATTGTACGCGTACGCCCTTGCGCATTCCGACGTCTATCGCGCAGTCACGCACAACAAGGGCGTCATGAACGGAGTCGACGCGGTGGCGCTTGCGACTGGGCAGGACTTTCGGGCAATAGAGGCCGGCGCTCACGCGTGGGCCGCGCGGGACGGCACGTACCGCTCGTTAACACGATGGTGGCGTACAAAGAATGGAGACCTTGCCGGGGAGATAGAACTGCCGCTTGCAGTAGGAGTCGTGGGCGGCGTGGCAAACGTGCACCCCACCGCCAAGGTCGCGCTGAAGGTGCTTAGCGCAAGCAACAATGCAAAAGAGCTTGCGATGGCAATTGCCGCCGCCGGCCTTGCGCAGAACCTTGCGGCGATGCGCGCCCTTGCGTCAGAGGGCATACAGAAGGGCCACATGCGCCTGCACGCAAGGAACATCGCTGTGATGGCAGGAGCCAAGGGCGCAGATGTTGATAGGGTAGCAAAGAAAATCGCAGATGAAGGGCAGGTCAACGTGGAAAAAGCAAGGGAAGTGCTTGCATCCCTGCGCAAGGGCAGCTAG
- the hisG gene encoding ATP phosphoribosyltransferase: protein MPTVKFAVPKGSIEEVTFKLLEQAYQSISGRGRTYRVRLSDPEIEAKILRPQEIPTYVQEGFYDVGITGKDWIKEANADVEVLLDLEIGRVKQVIAVPSSFPYGSLDEMVSDFAKKGKTLRFSSEYLTTTAAYIKATKAYKKAYGDADPMIITPWLRVGDNKKVEIFLSFGATEAKPPEDVDAIFDITETGTTLVQNNLKIIDTVATSTAVLVANKKALKDEKKREKIADMVVLLKGVVEGRKKLHIFVNVKKENLDKLLKSLPALKKPTISPLSEDGWFGVNTVIDKEEFIRVVPKMRKLAQGLVVLEPRQILSLEEVNLDGYS, encoded by the coding sequence ATGCCTACTGTGAAATTTGCGGTCCCAAAAGGTAGCATAGAGGAAGTCACCTTCAAGCTTCTCGAGCAGGCTTACCAGAGCATAAGCGGCAGGGGCCGCACGTACAGGGTGAGGCTGAGCGACCCGGAGATAGAGGCCAAGATCCTGAGGCCGCAAGAGATCCCCACCTACGTCCAGGAGGGCTTTTACGACGTGGGCATAACCGGCAAGGACTGGATAAAGGAGGCCAACGCAGACGTTGAAGTGCTCCTTGACCTGGAGATAGGCAGGGTCAAGCAGGTGATAGCGGTCCCAAGCAGCTTTCCGTACGGGAGCCTTGACGAGATGGTGTCTGACTTTGCCAAAAAGGGCAAGACGCTGCGCTTTTCATCAGAGTACCTGACGACTACGGCGGCGTACATCAAGGCTACAAAAGCGTACAAAAAGGCGTACGGCGACGCAGACCCCATGATAATAACGCCGTGGCTGCGCGTGGGCGACAACAAAAAGGTCGAGATATTCCTTTCGTTTGGCGCGACGGAGGCCAAGCCGCCAGAGGACGTTGACGCGATTTTCGACATCACAGAAACAGGGACCACGCTTGTGCAGAACAACCTAAAGATAATCGACACCGTGGCAACGTCGACTGCGGTGCTTGTCGCCAACAAAAAGGCGCTAAAGGACGAGAAAAAGCGCGAAAAGATTGCCGACATGGTGGTGCTGCTAAAGGGCGTCGTCGAAGGCAGGAAAAAGCTGCACATCTTTGTCAACGTCAAGAAGGAGAACCTTGACAAGCTGCTAAAATCGCTGCCGGCGCTAAAAAAGCCGACCATAAGCCCGCTATCCGAGGACGGCTGGTTTGGCGTCAACACCGTCATCGACAAGGAAGAGTTCATCAGGGTCGTCCCCAAGATGAGAAAGCTGGCGCAGGGTCTGGTGGTCCTTGAGCCAAGGCAGATACTGTCCCTTGAAGAGGTAAACCTGGACGGATATTCGTAG
- the hisD gene encoding histidinol dehydrogenase, translating to MKIVNVVAEPAAEAAAKLRKSTNKISDALMAQARTIMDDVLAHGDPAVIDYTAKFDGVRLDSLKVSEEEIKGAYDKVTKEQVKALKLMKSRLEKSEIAVLGRLKKNIKVRSEGVLIDRVVQPVASVGCYVPGGKARYPSTLVMCAVPAKVAGVKRIVAISPPTKDDGSIDPLTIVAADICGVNEIYKAGGAQGIAALAYGTQTIKPVSKIVGPGGMFVTAAKIAASSIVSTDMVAGPTELLVYADQSADPRLVAVDLISQAEHSPDTVCGLVTTSEKLAAQVQEQVDAISSGIARSDIVKKSLSENGFVAICKDEKACAEFANEFAPEHLEIISKKKADAFADKIESAGLILIGPDAPSSASDYCLGSNHVLPTLGFGKSRASLSVLDYVKLVNRVKVTKAGLAKIDGAVRAIATAEGLPNHYEAVKARRKRNKKEK from the coding sequence ATGAAGATTGTAAACGTCGTCGCCGAGCCGGCAGCAGAAGCAGCGGCCAAGCTGCGCAAGTCGACCAACAAGATTTCTGACGCTCTGATGGCGCAGGCTCGTACAATAATGGACGACGTTTTGGCGCACGGCGATCCTGCGGTGATTGATTACACTGCCAAGTTTGACGGCGTCAGGCTCGATTCGCTAAAGGTTTCAGAGGAAGAGATCAAGGGTGCATATGACAAAGTGACAAAGGAGCAGGTCAAGGCGCTGAAACTGATGAAATCGCGCCTTGAAAAGAGCGAGATTGCAGTGCTTGGGAGGCTCAAAAAAAATATCAAGGTCAGGTCAGAAGGCGTTTTGATAGACAGGGTGGTGCAGCCGGTGGCAAGCGTTGGCTGCTACGTGCCGGGCGGAAAGGCAAGATACCCAAGCACGCTTGTGATGTGCGCCGTGCCGGCCAAGGTGGCGGGGGTAAAGCGGATTGTCGCAATATCGCCTCCGACAAAGGATGATGGCTCTATCGACCCGCTGACCATCGTGGCGGCAGACATTTGCGGCGTAAATGAAATCTATAAAGCTGGAGGCGCGCAGGGAATAGCCGCGCTTGCGTACGGCACGCAGACGATAAAGCCTGTGAGCAAAATAGTCGGCCCGGGAGGCATGTTCGTCACTGCGGCCAAGATAGCCGCTTCAAGCATCGTGTCGACCGACATGGTGGCCGGCCCGACAGAGCTTTTGGTGTACGCCGACCAGTCCGCGGACCCCAGGCTGGTGGCAGTAGACCTCATCTCGCAGGCGGAGCACAGCCCCGACACGGTGTGCGGCCTCGTGACGACTTCGGAAAAGCTGGCCGCGCAGGTGCAGGAGCAGGTGGACGCGATTTCATCTGGTATTGCCAGGTCAGACATTGTGAAAAAGAGCCTATCAGAAAACGGCTTTGTTGCAATCTGCAAGGACGAAAAGGCGTGCGCCGAGTTTGCAAACGAGTTTGCGCCAGAGCACCTGGAGATAATAAGCAAAAAGAAGGCAGACGCGTTTGCAGACAAGATCGAGTCTGCAGGGCTCATCCTCATCGGCCCTGACGCGCCGTCGTCCGCAAGCGACTATTGCCTTGGGTCAAACCACGTGTTGCCCACGCTCGGCTTTGGCAAGTCAAGGGCGTCGCTTTCCGTTCTCGACTATGTCAAGCTGGTAAACAGGGTAAAGGTGACAAAGGCAGGGCTTGCAAAAATCGACGGCGCGGTAAGAGCGATTGCAACAGCAGAAGGGTTGCCAAACCACTACGAGGCAGTGAAGGCAAGGAGAAAGAGGAACAAGAAAGAAAAATGA
- the hisC gene encoding histidinol-phosphate transaminase has product MTAAKTVEKELKRIAKLDRYVRPEKITGAIKLDSNENFALDAKFVLQIVTEAARRVDLREYPIDELDGLYAQLAKYTGINEKYIGAGSGSDQIIELLLTTLASNNNKKGKKGSSGRAAVFVPTFSYFINRCELHGMAVDKVPLEKNFELDIDRFAKSAKKAGLVYLCSPNNPTGGQIPKKDAVELLDRLDYDNALVLVDEAYSDFASYSLAKEATKRDNVIVLRTLSKAFGLAGARVGYMIAGEKTAGLFRSTIQSPYPVSTLSLTIATGVLERADFVKKTIEDVKGERRRVFESLDEIKGIKAFRSDANFLFVETGKKKRYSAIAKALEKEGIVVKMLGNVSGHTGCMRVTIGTQEMNDRFLKCVREGAAS; this is encoded by the coding sequence ATGACTGCAGCAAAAACAGTTGAAAAAGAGCTAAAGAGGATAGCGAAACTTGACCGCTACGTCCGTCCTGAAAAGATAACCGGCGCGATAAAGCTTGACTCTAACGAGAATTTTGCGCTGGACGCCAAGTTTGTCTTGCAGATAGTGACAGAGGCTGCGCGGCGCGTCGACCTTCGAGAATACCCGATAGACGAGCTTGACGGCCTCTATGCGCAGCTTGCGAAATATACGGGGATCAACGAAAAATACATCGGGGCAGGAAGCGGCTCTGACCAGATAATCGAGCTCTTGCTGACTACGCTTGCGAGCAACAACAACAAAAAGGGCAAGAAGGGCAGCAGTGGCAGGGCAGCCGTCTTTGTCCCGACGTTTTCTTATTTCATCAACAGGTGCGAGCTGCACGGAATGGCCGTAGACAAGGTGCCCCTTGAAAAGAATTTCGAGCTGGACATTGACAGGTTTGCCAAGAGCGCAAAAAAGGCAGGTTTGGTCTACCTCTGCTCGCCAAACAACCCGACGGGCGGCCAAATACCAAAAAAGGACGCGGTGGAACTTTTGGACAGGCTTGACTACGATAATGCCCTTGTGCTCGTTGACGAGGCGTACTCTGACTTTGCCAGCTACTCGCTTGCAAAAGAAGCCACCAAGCGCGACAACGTGATAGTGCTTCGCACGCTGTCAAAGGCATTTGGGCTTGCAGGTGCCCGCGTCGGCTACATGATAGCAGGGGAAAAGACCGCAGGCTTGTTCCGCTCGACCATACAGTCGCCGTACCCTGTCAGCACGCTTTCGCTCACTATAGCCACGGGCGTCCTTGAAAGGGCAGACTTTGTGAAAAAAACCATCGAAGACGTCAAGGGCGAGCGCAGGCGCGTCTTTGAAAGCCTTGATGAAATAAAGGGCATCAAGGCTTTCAGGTCGGACGCAAACTTTCTCTTTGTAGAGACAGGCAAGAAAAAGAGGTATTCTGCGATTGCAAAGGCACTTGAAAAGGAAGGAATAGTGGTCAAGATGCTTGGCAACGTCTCCGGGCACACTGGCTGCATGCGCGTCACGATTGGCACGCAGGAAATGAACGACAGGTTCCTAAAGTGCGTACGAGAAGGGGCAGCCAGCTGA
- a CDS encoding HAD family hydrolase: MPGFDCALFDVDGVLVDIRKSYNEAIKKTVDFVLVQSGIKKMRGLVTDSLILKFRQSGGFNNDTDTSYAIALAVLASRQQQKTVTEARKFLLRVAENADETGIGSVERFLSAYDISKVKEMLAYPAPVKDSYIGRVFDELFYGPVLFKKQNGLVPKYCRDARPLIDNDRLAVSKKTMKTLHEKFDGNLAIVSGRSRLAAEYSLKPVMQYFDIDACVFLEDEKREYAKPNPYAAKKAMKAMGAKNAVYSGDSAEDMLMARRAQEETGLPIAFVGIYGYSPEPAKTLALFRERGAEAVAKSVDLLPKILYEQLSRKRDSFS; this comes from the coding sequence ATGCCAGGGTTTGATTGCGCGCTGTTTGACGTAGACGGCGTGCTTGTCGACATACGCAAGTCGTACAACGAGGCGATAAAAAAGACAGTCGATTTCGTGCTTGTGCAGTCCGGGATAAAGAAGATGCGCGGCCTTGTCACTGACTCGCTGATACTAAAGTTCAGGCAGAGCGGAGGGTTCAACAACGACACGGACACCAGCTATGCTATTGCACTTGCCGTACTTGCAAGCAGGCAGCAGCAGAAAACTGTGACAGAAGCCCGCAAGTTCCTTTTAAGAGTAGCAGAAAACGCCGACGAGACTGGAATAGGGTCCGTCGAAAGGTTCCTCTCTGCGTATGACATTTCGAAGGTCAAGGAAATGCTTGCATACCCAGCGCCTGTCAAGGACAGCTACATCGGCAGGGTGTTTGACGAGCTGTTTTACGGTCCTGTGCTTTTCAAAAAACAGAACGGCCTTGTACCGAAATACTGCAGGGATGCAAGACCGCTCATTGACAACGACAGGCTCGCCGTGAGCAAAAAGACAATGAAGACTTTGCACGAAAAGTTTGACGGCAACCTTGCAATAGTGTCTGGAAGGAGCAGGCTTGCCGCAGAATATTCGCTCAAGCCGGTGATGCAGTATTTTGACATCGACGCCTGCGTGTTTTTAGAAGACGAAAAGAGAGAGTACGCCAAGCCAAACCCCTATGCTGCAAAAAAGGCCATGAAGGCGATGGGCGCAAAAAACGCCGTGTACTCTGGCGACTCGGCAGAAGACATGCTTATGGCCCGCAGGGCGCAGGAGGAAACCGGCCTGCCCATAGCGTTTGTCGGGATCTATGGCTACAGCCCCGAGCCGGCCAAGACGCTTGCGCTTTTCAGAGAGAGGGGCGCAGAAGCTGTGGCAAAAAGCGTCGACCTCCTGCCGAAGATATTATATGAACAGCTATCTCGCAAGCGCGATAGCTTCTCCTGA
- a CDS encoding imidazoleglycerol-phosphate dehydratase, producing MAPSPPARKARVERVTKETAVTVEVNVDGTGNTKVKTGLPFIDHLITSIGKHSMIDIALAGKSNDDIVHHLAEDVAIALAQTIDKALGDRARIVRFGTAMVPMDEALAYVAIDLVKRQYHKMDIKLERSSIEGIPREDLEHFCRSLLQGLNACTHMIVEYGDNDHHKVEAALKAFALALRAAASIDGRRKGVPSTKGAM from the coding sequence TTGGCTCCTTCTCCCCCTGCGAGAAAGGCTAGAGTCGAGCGCGTCACAAAAGAGACAGCAGTCACCGTAGAGGTCAACGTCGACGGCACGGGCAACACCAAGGTCAAGACGGGCTTGCCGTTCATCGACCACCTCATAACCTCGATAGGCAAGCACTCGATGATAGACATCGCCCTTGCCGGCAAGTCAAACGACGACATTGTGCACCACCTTGCAGAGGACGTTGCAATCGCCCTTGCGCAGACCATAGACAAGGCGCTGGGCGACAGGGCAAGGATAGTGAGGTTTGGGACGGCGATGGTGCCGATGGACGAGGCACTTGCCTATGTTGCAATCGACCTTGTCAAGCGCCAGTACCACAAGATGGACATCAAACTGGAGCGCTCAAGCATTGAAGGCATCCCAAGGGAAGACCTTGAGCACTTTTGCAGGTCGCTATTGCAGGGCCTCAACGCGTGCACCCACATGATAGTAGAGTACGGCGACAACGACCACCACAAGGTCGAAGCTGCACTAAAGGCGTTTGCGCTTGCTCTTCGGGCGGCGGCAAGCATCGACGGCAGGAGAAAGGGAGTGCCAAGCACCAAGGGCGCGATGTGA
- the hisH gene encoding imidazole glycerol phosphate synthase subunit HisH → MARIAIFDYGAGNLFSLKSALERNGAEKVDIIYDMSDLDRYDGLVLPGVGNFDPAIESIEKGAKRLDSAIEKGKPVMGICLGMEMLFNRSEEGRLEGLKILDGEVVMLPKGKVKVPHMGWNNLKITARGKNSSRFLKGIENDSWVYFVHSYKTVPADKKLVVASSDYGTTVPAVVEKGNLVGVQFHPEKSGDVGAKMIKNFLLMCEQAKAAEDKKSK, encoded by the coding sequence ATGGCAAGGATAGCAATATTTGATTACGGCGCCGGAAACCTGTTCAGCCTGAAATCCGCGCTGGAAAGAAACGGCGCCGAAAAAGTGGACATCATCTACGACATGAGCGATCTGGACAGGTACGACGGCCTTGTGCTCCCCGGCGTGGGCAACTTTGACCCCGCGATAGAGTCTATCGAAAAGGGCGCCAAGCGCCTCGACTCTGCCATCGAGAAGGGCAAGCCTGTGATGGGGATATGCCTTGGGATGGAGATGCTGTTTAACAGGAGCGAAGAGGGCAGGCTGGAAGGACTGAAAATCCTGGACGGCGAGGTGGTGATGCTCCCAAAGGGCAAGGTAAAGGTGCCCCACATGGGATGGAACAACCTGAAGATAACGGCAAGGGGCAAGAACAGCAGCAGGTTCCTCAAGGGCATAGAGAACGACTCGTGGGTGTATTTCGTCCACTCGTACAAGACGGTGCCGGCAGACAAAAAGCTGGTCGTGGCGTCGTCTGACTATGGCACCACGGTCCCGGCGGTGGTGGAAAAGGGCAACCTAGTAGGCGTCCAGTTCCATCCGGAAAAGTCCGGCGACGTGGGCGCCAAGATGATCAAGAACTTTCTTTTAATGTGCGAACAAGCCAAGGCGGCTGAGGACAAGAAAAGCAAATGA
- the hisA gene encoding 1-(5-phosphoribosyl)-5-[(5-phosphoribosylamino)methylideneamino]imidazole-4-carboxamide isomerase: MKVIPAIDIMGGTVVRLVKGDAQNKVVYGSDPAEMAIKWEAAGADMLHVVDLDAAFGTGSNAEAIAKVVSAVKTPVQVAGGIRTPEAAREALEKKAARVVIGTMAYSDPEAVRKLAKRHPGRVVVSIDQAGGMVMVKGWKESAGVKVNDAISQFVAIGIEDFLLTSIERDGTLAGPDIETLASAVAFSEKARIIASGGISSLEDTIRAKSVGCAAVILGKAMYDGRVSIERVKAIA; encoded by the coding sequence ATGAAGGTAATCCCGGCTATAGACATCATGGGCGGAACGGTGGTGAGGCTCGTCAAGGGCGACGCCCAGAACAAGGTCGTATACGGAAGCGACCCGGCAGAGATGGCCATAAAGTGGGAGGCCGCCGGCGCCGACATGCTCCACGTGGTAGACCTTGACGCGGCGTTTGGCACCGGGAGCAACGCAGAGGCGATAGCCAAGGTCGTGTCGGCCGTAAAGACTCCGGTGCAGGTAGCAGGGGGCATCAGGACGCCAGAAGCGGCAAGGGAGGCGCTTGAAAAAAAAGCCGCGCGAGTTGTTATTGGCACGATGGCCTACAGCGACCCTGAGGCAGTGAGAAAGCTTGCAAAGAGACACCCCGGCAGGGTGGTGGTTTCAATAGACCAGGCCGGCGGAATGGTCATGGTAAAGGGATGGAAAGAATCTGCCGGCGTCAAGGTGAATGACGCGATATCGCAGTTTGTCGCAATAGGCATAGAGGACTTTTTGCTCACAAGCATCGAGCGCGACGGGACGCTTGCAGGCCCGGACATTGAAACGCTTGCAAGCGCGGTGGCGTTCAGCGAAAAGGCAAGGATAATCGCAAGCGGAGGCATCTCCAGCCTTGAGGACACGATAAGGGCAAAGAGCGTCGGGTGCGCCGCGGTGATACTTGGCAAGGCGATGTACGACGGCAGGGTTTCAATAGAGAGGGTGAAGGCAATAGCGTGA